Within the Rosa rugosa chromosome 2, drRosRugo1.1, whole genome shotgun sequence genome, the region TAAACATGTGCCTTTTAGAACGTTTTGGCAGAGGTATAGCACTCGCCTGCAGCAAAATGGGGACATGATCCGAATCACTGGAAGGCAGATGCCTCACCCTTGAATAACCAAAAATATCACTCCATATAGATGTTCCAACTACTCTATCTAATCGTAATTGAGTGTCAGAGTTCCACCAAGTCATCTTTGCActctaaaaccctaaatcaatctGATCACCATAACCTGAAGTAATACGAAAACCTCTCAACTGCCTTTCGATATGCAGAGGCCCTCCTAACTTCTCACTATTATTCAATATCTCATTGAAATCCCCGATTATCACCAAAGGAAGAGAATCTAAATAAGCCAAATCACGTAGGAGCTGCCAGCTCCCCATACTCCCATGTTCTTGCATGACCATAAAAACCTATGATCCTCCACCATGGCTTACCAAGTGCTGCCCTAACTTCCTCATTGATATGATGCACTGAGAAGGTGCGCACATGTAGATCGATCAACCTCGTCCATCCAAAACATCGCCAAACCACCTGCCTGACCAATGCTCAACACTTCTTTTGAATGCGCAAACCCTAGCACCATGTGCAGTTCGTTAAAGTCTCTTAATGTGATGATTTTTGTTTCACAGAGGCAAACTATCTGAGGTTGATTATGTGTGATCAAATCCATTAGAGCTGTAGTAGTAGTCAAGTTGCAAATCCCCCTGCAATTCCAACTCAAGACACCCATATTCTTGAATGAAAGATCGAACCCTCAGAGATCGAGAGAAAACCCTAGCGTGCGGTTAGGTCAGGTAATAAAGCTTTCAACGTCGTAGAAAGTAGAGCACACATGAGGCAAGAACCTTGACCAAGGAGCACGGACAACACCCGCTTTGTCTCTAACAATAACCCCCACACCGCCACTTTCCTTGTCACCATGGAACACCCCGTCTATAATCACTTTCAGTCTCCCACTAGGTGGGAACACCCATTTATCCCCTTTAACTCTTGTCTGCCTCCCATGTGGCTTTACTGGGTGATGACTCTGGTATTCGTGTAGCAGTTGAAGGGGCCAAGAGATAGCCTACATCGGATTAAAGACACCCCCATTCCACACTAACTAATTACGCTCCGTCCATATTGCCCATAACAACATAAAGAGAATATTCACTTGTTGCCTGTTCAGGACATCCAGTAGCTCCATCATCCAATCCTTCATGCATGCAAAAATTTGATTAAGAGGATGAAGCCCCAGAGGGCTATACAACCAGAAGCAAACAATAATAGGCCAATCTTTGAAGACATGCATGTGCGTCTCCACCTCACAGCAACAAAAGAGACATGTATTATAGGCCAAATGTACCCTCTTACTCGGGGCATCATTTGTAGGGACAATGTTTTTTACTAGCCTCCAAATGAAGGAGTGCACTTTAGGTAGCACCCTAGCCTACCAAATCTTCTTCCAAAGCTCTCTATAACCCCCTCCTGAAGCATTTGAAGTAAAGGCTTGAGACTGCAGAGCTGCGGTAGTACGTGCAATATGGCACCCACTCTTAACATTGTAGAGGCCTCGCTTATCAAAGTGCCATACTAACTGGTCCGTCCTACTTCTCAAGCTTAGAGGAATTTTCTCAATTAACTTCACCTCATCAGCATTAAAAATCTATTCCAGCCTATCCAATCTCCACTCCGCAACATCCGAATCAATCAAATCGGCTACAAGCACACCTTCCAGGCCAGTGGGTGCCAGCGAATAGGGTCTAAAAGTATACGGTCTGGGGATCCAAGGATCTTGCCAAATAGAAATGCTCAACCCCGAACCCACTTGAAATCGTAAACCTCTAAGTAGCAACTCTTTTCCTTTCATCAAACTTCGCCAAGCGTACGAATCACCCAGACTAACAACCGCGTGCCGAAAATATGTAAATGGATGATATCTTGCCTTCAGGGTTTTTTTCAAGAGCGAATTTGGATTCCGGATTAGCCTCCATCCTTGCTTAGCTAAGAGAGCTTGATTAAAGAACTCCATATTCTGAAATCCAAGACCTCCATCCTCTTTTGGGATGCACATTTTATCCCATGCAACCCAATGAATTTTGGGGCCCTCTATCTGAATCTCCCCACCAAAACTCTGCCATGCACCTATGCATTTCATTGCAAAGATGCTTAGGAAGCTTGAAACCAGCTCATTACATAGGTTGGCACTGATTGAACAACAAACTTTATCATCACTTCCTTCCGTGCATAACTAAGGAACCTCTCCTTCCAACCATTCATTTTATTTCGAGTTTTCTCCATTATGAATTGAAAAGCTTCGATCTTGGAGTAACTTACCTCAGTTGGGAGACCTAGATACTTATCATGCTTGTCAACCCACATCACCCCAAGCACCTCAGCTAGTTCCTCTTGCAACCCCATACAGACATTCTTTGAAAACGAGATGCAGCTCTTCTGGAAGCTAACTTGTTGCCCCGAGGCCTCTTCATAGTGCTGTAAGATTTCTTTAAGCCTACCACATTCACCAACCAACAATCCTTATCTTTGAAGGAAGTTGACTTTGGACTTACATTTTATACCATGAATGCACATATCATCAAAATAAATAGGTTACATAACTTCACAATAATCATcattataattttttatatataacttATAAGAGACACACCCAAACCCATATAACTAAATAAACACTAaaagtatatatataactttACTATTTAAGCTAGGTTATTTGTGAGTGGTGGACTGAATCAAAATCCACCTGTTTATTGATCGCGTTTTGATGAGTTGACTCTCAAGTGACCCTTTATAATTATATCTTCAACTTAACTTATTTCGTAAAGTTTTCAATTAATGTGATAAAATTGCGTCTGACAATTCATaatcatgacaaaaaaaaacttatgCAAAGTAATAAAATTAACATCTCACAAGCATAAGTATGTATTTACTTCTgagtcaacaaaaaaaaaaaaaaaaaaaaaaaaaaaaaaaaaaaacaaataaacaaacacaccacAACCACAAAATGTGtaatttttcaaaaaaaccACAAAATGTGTAAGTTAGACTTGAGAGATTTTTAGTACACTGATATTAGATTAGTCAtgagtagggctgtcaattccgataCGACCCAATAACGATTCGAAACTTATTAACGAGTTAAACTCTCACGATTACAAAACGAGTTATTTGCATATCAACTCGCTAAGACCCATTAATAAACAGGTCATTTGCATGTCAACCTGCAGACACGAAATAAACTCATGTAGCCCGTCTATAGTGACACATTTAATGCGTTGATACAATACAAACCCAACACAACTCAACTCATTGAAACGGTGAAGTTAGAAAATGGTTTTTGAGAAAAgctagaaaaaataaaaaataaaaagagagagagagagagagagagagattctatATTACAAAGGCAGAAACGGTGAAGTTTGAGAAACGGATCGCATTTTCTCTGCACTTAAAACGAGTTGACCCAGAAACCCTACGAAAGAAACGCCAGGTTTCGATACGCTCGAATCTGCCCcgccaaaaacaaaaagccgCTCAGGTAAACTAGTTGCACTTCATTTTGCCTCTCTTCAGCAAACAGTTCATGTATTTCATTGCTGTCTAATCTATCATAGTCTCACTTTCTATGATGGAAGTAGCAGCATTATTTTGCAGAGTGAATCATATTGGACTTTGTTCTAGACTTCTGGTATCGAAGACGAACTCTGGGTTATGTTATATTTAGTTAAAAAATGAAAACCCAAGTGGCTTCTGCTTGCAGAATTTGCATTCCACTGTTACTTCTGTACATTTACTTACATATTTCAACAACTGAACTGGTAAACAGTTAGTTAAGTGATTGACAAGAAGCGTTTTTCTTGACTAATGAAGACAGAATTAGTACAAGGTCCTTATTTGAAATAATACTGGAGGTTACCAGAAGCCTTAATTCAAGGGTAGCTCAGGATTATATGTAGTCATATATAAGAAGAGTGGAAGCAATTCATGATAtgtatattttccttttttgattgatatttggcTATTGTTCAGCTATGTGATTACGTGTATTCGAATGGCATTGTTGGATTAATCACATTGCATTAAACATAGCGTTGTGTCGACTGGAGTTGTAAATTGGAAGTAAAAGGAATTCAGTTGAAATGGGATGTGCTGAGTGAGAGAAGCAATCCTATGTTTTTATAGGAGTAGGTACATATAGTTGTTGCAATTGTCATTCTGTAGAATCTGATTGTGGTTCTTGATACTAAGGTTTGGGGGTTACATTTCACCTCTTCAAGTTTAAAATTGGGTTCAAAGCAATGAAAAAGGTCAAGGACAGGCAGCtgggaaaagaaaaggagcTAGAGCTGACTTTAACCAGTTTGCTCACCTTCATGCATAGTGACTAGTGGGATGGTGCTATAATGGCTGATTGAAAGCATGAAGTGTTGACTATAAATTTTCCTTGAGATTAGAGTTTTATTATCAACATCTGGTTTGTTCTCTTTAGTTTTGTAAAGTAAACAACCAGGTGGTTTAATATCTTGAGCAGCTGTCATGTAGGACATCGTGAAAGGTGGTTATTTGTTCAAATGATCACAAGGGTCAAATACATCTCATTACTAGTATTGCATTCTTATTTGACAACATTCAGAAAAAATTGAATTTCATAGTATATGCCAACATAAGTATGTGGATGATggaattttatttttggtatACCCTTGATGACTGGCTTAACCTTTATCGTTATTCAATTGTCAATTTGTCCATATGCAGTTGTCACCAACCAAGCTTGAAAGAATGTCATCAGAATCTGAGAAGTGGGGATGGCAGCATGTTAGCATATTTGGTAGGTTTGACAAAGGGAGTGGTACCAAAAGGTGGAGATGCAACCACTGTAACCTACGGTACAATGGATCTTATTCACGTGTTAGAGCCCACCTACTTGGGTTTACTGGTGTTGGTATTAAAAGCTGCCCAGCAATAGATGGGTCTTTAAGAGAAGCATTTCATATCTTAGAGGAAGAACGCTTAACTCGTAAGAAGAAATTAACTTCTGGGAGTGCAAAGCCTAGCAAGCGCATTCGGATTTCACGATCAACTCTTCCCGACACcactaaagaagatatggatGAAATAGTAGCTAGATTTTTCTATGTTCATGCTTTGAGTGTCAATGCTGCCAACTCTCCATACTTTCTTGACATGGTAAAAGCAATTGGTTGTTTTGGTCCTGGATATGAACCCCCATCAGTAGATGAGCTTTCTGATTCTTTTTTAAGTAGAGAGAGAGGAAGGATAGAGAAATCTTTGGCTCTAGTTAGGGAGTCTTGGCCTCACACGGGATGCACAATATTGTGTGTTGGTTGCTTAGAAAGCATGCTGGGTTGCTTCCACATCAATATATTCATCTCCAATCCAAGAGGACTTATGTATCTAAAAGCAGTAGATATAGATGACATTGATGGAGCAGACAATGTATTTGCAGGTGTCCTTGGTGATACTATCATGGAAGTTGGGCCCAGAAATGTGCTGCAGATAATCTCTCATCTAGGTGACACTAGTAAATTATCTGATTCGCTTATGTTGTCAAGTTTTCCTCATATATTTTGGTCTCCTTGCACTTCAAACTCTATATGCATGTTGATGGAAGAAATAGCAGAGATGGATTTGTTAAAACCTGTTGTCCTATGTGCTAAGAAAATTAAGAATTGCATTACTACATACCAGCAGTTTTCTCCATGTAGTTTCAATCAAAATATGGAGGGAAGCTCTGATCCACCGTCTATGAAGTTTGCACCTTCCCTCTGCATTGTCCAGAGGATTTTTGAGCTCAAGCGACTGCTTCAAGAGTTAGTTAATAGTGAAGGGTGGAAGCAATGGAAGATTAGTAATCCAGATGACATTTTAAGTATTGAAGAAGCCATTTTAAGGGATGATTTCTGGAGCGATGCATATTTGCTGTTGCAATTGTTTGAGCCATTTGGAAGATTGATTGCTACCCTTAATCTTGAAAAACTTGTCATGGGTGATGTTTGTGATTGGCGGGTGCAGGCTCTTGAAGCTTTGAGGAATAAGGGTATTGATGAAGGCACAGTAAAAAAATTGGAAGAGCTGATAGAGAACAGATGGGATGTGTTATTTTCTCCACTTCATGCAACTGGTTACTTACTGAATCCTCGGTACCATGGAAAAGGTCAAACCAAAGATAAAGTTGTGATGAGGGGTTGGAAAGCCACCTTAGAAAGATACGAGTCTGAAAGTGCAAACAGGCGGGGTCTTAGAGAACAGCTCAGCTCTTACTGGCGGCTGGAGGGATCCTTGGGAGATGAAGATGCTGTCGATTGTAGGGATAAAATGGACCCAGTTGTATGGTGGGAGAACTTTGGTTTCGAAACACCTGAATTGCAGACACTAGCTATAAAAGTTTTGAGTCAGGTTTCAAGCATTGCAATGTGTCAAGAGGTCTGTCAAGAATATGACTTTCCTGGTCCAGAAACATCCAACAGAATGGGAGTGGAGAGAGTGGAGGATCTCGTCTTTGTCAGAAACAACCTCAGACTCAATAGCCAAAGAAATGGGATCTCAAACTCCTTTTCTGGTGCAAAAAATGCTATTTTATGCTCTCCATCTGAAGCCAAGACATGGGATGATTCTCATATTCATCAAACTAAGGTTACTTATAGCCAAAGTATTCATGACAAAATGTGCTAGTTTTCATCAGTTCCTATGGTAGATACATTGGAGCCACTTACGGTTGGGGTGACATTCTGCAAAGTTCAGCTGTTATAAGGTATTTTACATCTCTTATTAAAGAATTATTTGTACCATATGAATAGGagtgaaaaacaaaaatatatcaGTCTATGATGGTTCTATTTGTGCATGGTGTTTGGATGCTTAAAATGAGAAAGAGGTGATTCATTAATTGGGCAATGTTATATGCAGTCCCAGAGAGTCATCATGCATTGCACTCCTGTTAGTTGTGAAAATAATTAGATATTGCGTTTGGAGTGCAGAAGAACTTTTTGGGAGTGTGACTAGTGACTacttttctttttgcttttttttttttcctgaaaagAATTACCTTTTAATGTAGTAATGGAGCATATTATCTGGATCAGTGGTCCAATGTCATCTGACTTTTAGCCTCACCAagtgtggatttttttttttttttttttgggctaatAGGTAAGGCTTAGAATTTCCAACTTTTCTGGTTATTTATAGACAAGTTTCTAGCTAAAGGAAAAGAGGCATCCCTTACATCGTATTACGTAACTACAATATCTTGACTCCCTATAGACATGCAATTTTTCTTATATCCTGTTTGTTACAAATATGCCTCTTTtccagatctttttttttttcttttttatttttttgtggtTGAATTTCCTGACCTTTTTGCCTGCATACACAGAAAGTTAGGAACTAATAAGCTAGTATATCATCTGTAACTATGAGGAAAGAAGTTACCGCAACATTTGCATCATCTATATGTTGTTAATGTGTAACTATGTGGTCATAGTCATCCTTGTGGGTGTACAAAATTGTCAGCCTTTTGTTGTGAGTTCTATATTAGCCATTGATGTGAGTACCATCATATGATGAAAATCACATTTTCGGGGGAGGAGGAACGCAAATAAGTTCATAAGATTTTACGTTTGCTTATCACTCAATATTGCTCATTTTTACAGCCCATGTAAATTACTCCTGGTCATGAGTAATTAGAAATCTAAAATGTCGAAAGCACCTGAATTTATGTGATGGGAATTTCTGATTTCAATCTTAGATCAGGGAGTATGGGATATGTGTTAGTTATCAATTTATCATATGCGCATATGAACACAACAAAGAAGCTCCTTAAATTATGGAAAGAATTTCCTAAAAGTAGCATGATGAATATCCTATCTTTGTTGTGTCATATATACACAACAGGAATGAGGGAAAGTAAGTAATATGCATACACAGGACTAGCTACTAGAACTCAAAATTACTAGATGTTATCTGCAAGGAGTCTCTTTTATGGTTTATCATCAGGACTTTCACCTTATGTGATGAATTAAAGGACTTTGTATGGAGAGCCTAATAAGTTAAGCAGAAATTTTTCATAGTAAAGTGGATCTCCTTGTTTCCAGTGATCataaatcattatgaaaatTTTCAGGTTTTTGTTTGGCTTTGCTCTCTGTGTGCAACTTCTGGACTTCGGCTGTACAGATGCTTGGTAAGTTGTGTAGGAAAGGAGATTTGTAAATAACTTCACAGACCTATTAATTTTCCCTGGAAGTGCATTTATCTCACCAGCTTTGTACAATTGTGCACAGATGCATCTGTGATCTTGTGTTAAAGAGAGACGACAATAACCATCCCTCCACATTAAAAAGACCGTGAGTTGAAAAAGCAGAACATCCGAGGCAGCACCAGTAGTACTGGTGCGAAGAAAGTGCTGAAGTAAGTTGGAGATAAAATTCAAGGAGTGGCGATAAATCTGGCTTTTCAACAAATGGAAAAGCTATCGTTGCACTCAATGGTGACATCGTCATTGAACCATCCCAGCTAGTGGATAGAGATGAACCAAGGTTTTGGAAAGAAGCATCAATGTAAGTGTGGTTATGGTTGCTGTTCTTGGAGTGTAAATGGATTTAATTTTCTATAAATGGGATATATTCCTTGGTGGTGTTTAAGAATTGGAGAGGATTGGCCTGGTGGTTGGTTTAGCTTGAGATAATCCCAGAGAGCTGTATTGAACTGAAACTGATTGAACTGCTCAGGGTTATCTTCGAGGAACTTGCCGTAGCTGTTGGGAGTGTATTGGCTTTTGGTTTCACTGCTTGAACAAACATCTACTAGACTTCTGGTCTCTGCTCCTCGATGAAGAAGCTGGCTGACTCAATGCATGGAATCTTCATTGTGATGCTCTGATCTCCATGCCCTGCCTCTGCTGCTGTGTCCCAAGTTCCCATTCTAGCTGCTAGAATGGGGTGTAATCACACAATTAATGGAGACTAATTAGTCTACTAGCTGCTTCAAGAATGTCATTTCTGAAAATGTTGTAAAATGGGTCAAAGTTTTGAGAACCAGAATATGAGTGCTAAAACCAGAATAGAGCTGACCAAATTATTCTCTGGATCAAAAATAGCTTTTAcctcccttcaaaaaaaaaaaaaatagtttttaCTTTCATCAATGGGTTGACAATTGAATCACTGGTTAAAGGATTAAACCAAACCAGGCCCATCAGATCCTGATTACAAGTGCAGaccattcttttttcttttcttttcttttcttttggcaaAATATTTAATCACATCCCTCTAGCCTCTAGGTAAAACCTAGTGACAAGAATCATAAAATGTGAAAACCACCTGAATTTCAGTGATGTGACATTTTTGATTTCTCAGCAAAATCAGGCAGCATGGGAAATGGATCCATAATTTAATCATCACGGTATACTTTACTGGGTACAAGTACATCTCAGCATCGTTCAGACCAGGGCACTTATCCATGAATCATGGCACAAATTAGTGTATACATTTCCTATGTTTACTAACTGTTTATGTTCTTGGACtgagtatatatataattgtatataCGAGCTGGTGGGAAAGAAAAAGAGGTAACCGCAGACTATAATAGTATCTACTTTACGTAGAAATCAAGCAAAAGCAGAATCGGCTGGTGGTATGTGGTCAAGCTAGAAGAGCAAAAAACGCAATTAAAAGATTGAAAAGTGGTGCCATTAGAGAGTCAAGCTCAAGATATTAGTAGATTGTGGCCACATAGATCAGAAACAATTGCTGAGGATAAAGCATGCTGAGACCGAATCTGCCACAACTTTTCAAGTAAAGAAAAAGCATGCACTAATTCTATATCAGAAGTTGGTAAAAtggaagaataaagaaaaaagttaACTTGAATTATCAAAAGAATTGCCAAAAGGAAGCACGCAATAGTCTTTGATATACTAGTCTTGCACACAAAGATGAGTGGAAGTGAATAGTGCATATTGCATATGGCTATATGACAGTACATGGTTATACTTGTCTGTTATGTCCCAAGGTAATTCTAACCTTTTCTATAATCAACTTCTAGATCAATAATGCAATCTAGCACCGACAATAACTGAAGAGGCAAAAGACTAGTAGGTTGCATAATATAGCACATGGGACGCTCGCTTTGGATAGTTCAAATTCCCCTCGAGCTTGCAATCTTGCGTGAGGTGTTAGCTAATCAAAATGCACATACCATTTCATGAGATCATGCATGTAGTAGGTATGATGCAATTTGCATCATCAtaatataaacatataagaagtATATACATGCGTGGAGACATAATTTTTTCAACTTCTCGCACGTACACTATGCATGTGGGGTTAATAATAAAAGACTTCGAGATTACAAAAAAGAGAGAGGGGACAAAATTGTGCATAGTAGGCAGTTGCCTGTAGAGAAATAGGAAGTGGATGGGTAGTTTtttcatttattattattttttttatatttgacTACCATTCTGACTTTTACCAATATCCTTCAACTATTAAAGTTTACATAAATAGAAAGGGCAATATGGAAACATTTGGCcaatgttgaaaaaaaaaatctcttttctTAGTAAAagtatagattttttttttttttaaataagtagAGATTTATAATAGTGAAGTTAATAACGATATAATTTAGCATCCATCTAAATATATAAACACAAAATAGACCATCGGAATTTTGCAAGGTGGTATGTACTGTGCTCGATGTTCGATCCAACTCCGAATCATGATCCATTGAGAAAGATGGTTCCTACAAGAGTGAGGTTTTCACTCTAAAGAAAGATGCCAGATTACAGTAATTCCTCATTAGGTTTGTTTTAAGTTCTCAAAAGCACATTATACTGATGCCAAATCCTACATAATAAGAAGTTTCTTAGTTACAATTACAGGCTTGTTACTAATAAGTTGATTGATCGTCTAGCTTttaggtgttttttttttttttacctttctTTTTTTCAGCAAAGACatgattttattaataaagagcGAAAGACATATAATAATTCATCATTTAGGACATGAAGAAAATGAGTCACTGCTCAAGTAATCTCACATTTAGTACTAACCATAGCACtgtttaaaacaaaaataattataCATGCTGGAGAACCATTTGAGGACACCAGATCCAACTTAGGAATTATGAGATCCATTATAATATAattgagagggagagagagggctcacattgtaagatcaaatatggacataacacatatcatcataaagtaattgatgattagcttaatatcaatcctagtttaacatggatacaaacagtaaatcaatactagtgacttaatgaagtagtgtatcaattcattaaggatagtaatccattgcttagtcgacaagaaaggctataagttgtgatacattaggaatctaatagtgaaacctaaaccgacaaggaatgctttaatgggaagcttcttgaggtttaagtctcatatatatatacagatgaattggtccctgattactaccacgactattgcataagttatgtccattgagaagcaagttgataagtaacagaagaccacattcagtgatcgagttaagcagttgcataagatggaatccatgtctgttattgctgaaggtaaaccttaatccttttatgattgttgtgcatatgttgtgagcatgtaactatggttttacacaCATTTCTAGAACACAATAGAAAAAGATATCACCTAAGTAACTCACAtaatctttcttttcctttttttttatacacATACCCAACCCTAATGTTATTGAGATTTGAATCTTCGATTTCCATTATGTTGGTTAATCTAGTAACAGACATGTCACAACTCACCGAGAATAACTTTACATATTTTCCAATTGTCAAAAAATATATACAGCCATTTGTGGTCATtatcaagaagatgatgatcAAAGCCTAATTTGAACAGAAATGAACCGTTTGAACATACTCCACCTACATATCCAACAAGCAGAGTCGAAATTAACGAGAACAGAATACGAAATTTATTTTAACTGATTTTTAGCGGTTTTAAATAATCTTAGCCCTTGTAAAACAAAAATCTCACCAATCTGATCTGTACTTCTCTTGGAGAAAATATTCATTTTTTAATTCTAGAGTAATGGCCAAAACGAAAAACAATTCATCACATTTATCACCTTCCTTTATTTAGACTTTAAAGTCGGTTTGGTACCACGCCATATGGACACGTTTGCTTTTAGTTATCATATAATTGTTGCATTTTGTTCTACTCGAAATATCAATCATCGATCATCTACCGAAGCAAAAATATCATCACACAAGCATTAATGGTGATGACGAGCCAACCAACCAGATGACATGCATCAAGATCCTGCCACAagcaaatttgtttattaaatCTAATTATATCAACTAATTGTTAGTGTGTAGTTCTCGCTGAAAAATATGGGGCACCAGAATATTGAACAATAAGTACATATACTGACATAAACTGATATAGTCATACATAATACCTACATGCAATTTATCTAACCAACTTGAGCATATATTAGGGAGATTACAATGAAAGTGTCTACTGGTCAGTTAA harbors:
- the LOC133734362 gene encoding uncharacterized protein LOC133734362, translated to MSSESEKWGWQHVSIFGRFDKGSGTKRWRCNHCNLRYNGSYSRVRAHLLGFTGVGIKSCPAIDGSLREAFHILEEERLTRKKKLTSGSAKPSKRIRISRSTLPDTTKEDMDEIVARFFYVHALSVNAANSPYFLDMVKAIGCFGPGYEPPSVDELSDSFLSRERGRIEKSLALVRESWPHTGCTILCVGCLESMLGCFHINIFISNPRGLMYLKAVDIDDIDGADNVFAGVLGDTIMEVGPRNVLQIISHLGDTSKLSDSLMLSSFPHIFWSPCTSNSICMLMEEIAEMDLLKPVVLCAKKIKNCITTYQQFSPCSFNQNMEGSSDPPSMKFAPSLCIVQRIFELKRLLQELVNSEGWKQWKISNPDDILSIEEAILRDDFWSDAYLLLQLFEPFGRLIATLNLEKLVMGDVCDWRVQALEALRNKGIDEGTVKKLEELIENRWDVLFSPLHATGYLLNPRYHGKGQTKDKVVMRGWKATLERYESESANRRGLREQLSSYWRLEGSLGDEDAVDCRDKMDPVVWWENFGFETPELQTLAIKVLSQVSSIAMCQEVCQEYDFPGPETSNRMGVERVEDLVFVRNNLRLNSQRNGISNSFSGAKNAILCSPSEAKTWDDSHIHQTKVTYSQSIHDKMC